A genomic window from Slackia heliotrinireducens DSM 20476 includes:
- the ftsY gene encoding signal recognition particle-docking protein FtsY, with translation MSWFDRMKAGLSKSREKFQESINVLTFSGPDVDDDFWDNLEETLIMSDMGARAATKIVEEMKDTTQRKALANADAIMDVLCDRIADTFTVAKDGEGLDQDPLCLLLVGVNGSGKTTTAGKMAAEAKGNGKTVVLGAADTFRAAAIEQLEEWARRSDVTIVERERGSDPASVCYETLEVAEREGADLVVVDTAGRLHTSADLMRELQKVTSVVRKRAACPVMTVLVIDATTGQNGLVQARTFNDALDLDGVIVTKLDGTAKGGIALAISYELGLPILKIGVGEGIEDLRDFDAHDFARALTGSEE, from the coding sequence ATGTCCTGGTTTGACCGCATGAAAGCCGGCTTGTCCAAGAGCCGCGAAAAGTTCCAAGAGTCCATCAACGTCCTGACCTTCAGCGGTCCGGATGTGGATGACGACTTTTGGGACAACCTGGAAGAGACCCTCATCATGAGCGATATGGGCGCCCGCGCGGCCACCAAGATCGTCGAGGAGATGAAAGACACCACCCAGCGCAAGGCCCTGGCCAACGCCGACGCCATCATGGACGTGCTGTGCGACCGCATCGCCGACACATTCACCGTGGCCAAGGACGGCGAAGGCCTGGACCAAGATCCGCTGTGCCTGCTGCTGGTGGGCGTGAACGGTTCGGGCAAGACCACCACGGCGGGCAAGATGGCTGCCGAGGCCAAGGGTAACGGCAAGACCGTGGTCCTGGGCGCCGCCGACACCTTCCGCGCAGCCGCCATCGAGCAGCTGGAGGAGTGGGCCCGCCGCAGCGACGTCACCATCGTCGAGCGCGAGCGCGGGTCCGACCCCGCGTCTGTGTGCTACGAGACCTTGGAGGTCGCCGAGAGGGAAGGGGCCGACCTGGTGGTGGTCGACACCGCCGGACGCCTGCACACCTCGGCCGACCTCATGCGCGAGCTGCAGAAGGTCACGTCCGTCGTGCGCAAGCGCGCCGCATGCCCTGTGATGACGGTGCTCGTGATCGATGCCACAACGGGTCAGAACGGCCTGGTGCAGGCACGCACCTTCAACGATGCGCTTGATCTGGACGGCGTCATCGTCACGAAACTGGACGGCACGGCGAAGGGCGGCATTGCGCTGGCCATCTCGTATGAGCTGGGCCTCCCTATTCTCAAGATCGGCGTCGGCGAAGGCATCGAGGACCTGCGTGACTTCGATGCGCACGATTTCGCCCGCGCGCTTACCGGAAGCGAGGAATAA
- the smc gene encoding chromosome segregation protein SMC yields the protein MYLKSLVLKGFKSFADRQVISLEPGITAIVGPNGSGKSNISDAVLWVLGERNPKHLRGQAMEDVIFAGSSARKSVGVAEVELVLDNSDGTLPVDYAEVSLTRRMYRSGESEYLINGAPARRMDFMDILHDTGLGTGTHSIIGQGNLDAILSSKPIDRRALIEEAAGVLKHKQRKERSARKLASMDNHLLRVKDVAAEVERQLKPLARKAKRAEAYQGLSSELAQLNLLLAVDDLRRLQRAWDGALKEETEAAALIDVKRFELEQSNEKLEKLQVMLQEKGLYVGDLTERRGRFHMVVERIDSADMILSEKARSIASRLENARNTSSGSARRIGLLSDEVDELSARLDAEVAKRDTLETETKELESRVAVLRANLSAFDTQAGEVQTRLRTCERDIEKKNAALVKMQESAASATARRTMLTERRAEVLQDLERAKAELDTHCQGIDAQAAEIEKLTEDSRKAALEADAADRAVKVARQERKDARDALQSLQGEIRALKQVVRSMQTKSEASELMSRQGFELDGDAKSLASLMRVRDGLEPLVERLLGDDVASLFVHDADTARNLVSDVNAAGLNGEASVLFPGAQGRHADGARLLDRIDADADVMGALESLIGDVVVVDTVDEAFAGSAEAGVRYLTRDGVLVWPGSKARVLGRVEEGEGMLAYERRIAELEGKVGGLEAAVASAEAALTAADEDLERKQAMSLDLARTSAQKKGDHASAQAERGRLAARVGTLEANLQSLGTELAAVESKLSDSDPQIADAQAALAILRAERDELQSKSAESQSQRAALSDDVQQASSKASESKLAFATSKERVSSLIREHGERRRDLDRARRACERADGDIRLLSAAEARIAPLHAIFASLRESAQAYVDDLAGKAALEQSSSAGLNDAIGAARTASRDAQKQLDDATQRLNDIRVSKGKLEVQVEAAITTIVDECGVPLDVALETAEPEDRATAESRAFELRRKIERMGTIDSSAAEEYEAMNERYEYLSSQIEDMEAARRSLMRIIDAIDDRMQEQFNATFEAVNANFSDIFARLFPGGSGSLELVDTGEGSPQGVEVNAQPRGKRLTKMMLMSGGEKSLTALALLFAVYKIRSTPFYILDEAEAALDDSNLRRLTAYLEALRHETQLILITHQRRTMEMSDVLYGVSMQSDGVTKVVSQKLDRALAESKR from the coding sequence ATGTATCTGAAATCGCTCGTCCTCAAGGGCTTCAAGTCCTTCGCCGATCGCCAGGTCATCTCGCTTGAACCCGGCATTACGGCAATCGTGGGCCCCAACGGCTCGGGTAAATCGAACATCTCCGATGCCGTGCTGTGGGTCCTCGGCGAGCGCAACCCCAAGCATCTGCGCGGCCAGGCCATGGAAGACGTCATCTTCGCAGGCTCTTCGGCGCGCAAGAGCGTGGGCGTCGCCGAGGTCGAACTGGTTCTGGACAATTCCGACGGCACCCTGCCCGTCGACTACGCCGAGGTGTCGCTGACCCGCCGCATGTACCGTTCCGGCGAAAGCGAATACCTCATCAACGGGGCTCCCGCCCGCCGCATGGACTTCATGGACATCCTCCATGACACCGGCCTGGGCACGGGTACCCATTCCATCATCGGCCAAGGCAATCTGGACGCCATCCTGTCCAGTAAGCCCATCGACCGCCGGGCGCTCATCGAGGAGGCGGCCGGCGTTCTGAAGCACAAGCAGCGCAAGGAGCGTTCTGCCCGCAAGCTGGCATCCATGGACAACCACCTGCTGCGCGTCAAAGACGTGGCGGCCGAGGTGGAGCGGCAGCTGAAGCCCCTCGCCCGCAAGGCGAAGCGCGCCGAGGCCTACCAGGGGCTGTCTAGCGAGCTGGCCCAGCTGAACCTGCTTTTGGCCGTGGACGACCTGCGCCGTCTGCAGCGCGCCTGGGACGGCGCTCTGAAAGAGGAGACGGAAGCGGCCGCGCTTATCGACGTGAAGCGGTTCGAGCTGGAGCAATCCAATGAGAAGCTGGAGAAACTCCAGGTCATGCTTCAGGAGAAGGGCCTGTACGTAGGCGATCTGACGGAGCGCCGCGGCAGGTTCCATATGGTGGTCGAACGCATCGACTCCGCCGACATGATTCTGTCCGAAAAGGCCCGCTCCATCGCAAGCCGCCTGGAAAACGCCCGCAACACCTCCTCGGGTTCGGCGCGGCGCATCGGCCTGCTTTCCGACGAGGTGGATGAGCTGTCCGCACGCCTCGACGCCGAAGTGGCCAAGCGCGACACGTTGGAGACGGAAACCAAGGAGCTCGAAAGCCGCGTCGCGGTGCTTCGCGCGAACCTTTCCGCCTTCGACACGCAGGCAGGCGAGGTGCAGACGCGTCTGCGCACCTGCGAGCGCGACATCGAGAAGAAGAACGCCGCCTTGGTGAAGATGCAAGAGTCTGCAGCATCGGCCACGGCGCGACGCACCATGCTGACGGAGCGCCGCGCCGAGGTTCTGCAGGACCTCGAGCGAGCCAAGGCCGAGCTGGATACGCACTGCCAGGGCATCGACGCCCAGGCAGCCGAAATAGAGAAACTGACCGAGGACAGCCGCAAGGCAGCCTTGGAGGCCGATGCGGCCGACAGGGCCGTCAAGGTGGCGCGCCAGGAGCGCAAGGACGCCCGCGACGCGCTGCAGTCGCTGCAAGGCGAGATCCGCGCGCTCAAACAGGTCGTGCGCAGCATGCAGACCAAAAGCGAAGCGTCGGAGCTCATGAGCCGCCAAGGCTTCGAGCTTGACGGGGACGCAAAGTCGCTGGCGTCCCTCATGCGCGTGCGCGACGGGCTCGAGCCGCTGGTCGAGCGTCTGCTAGGCGACGATGTCGCCAGCTTGTTCGTGCATGATGCCGACACTGCCCGAAACCTGGTGAGCGATGTGAACGCCGCCGGTTTGAACGGCGAGGCGTCCGTGCTGTTCCCTGGAGCGCAGGGCCGCCATGCGGACGGCGCGCGCCTTCTGGACCGCATCGACGCCGATGCCGATGTCATGGGCGCGTTGGAATCCCTCATCGGCGACGTCGTGGTGGTGGACACCGTTGACGAGGCCTTCGCCGGCTCTGCCGAGGCCGGGGTGCGCTACCTGACCCGCGACGGCGTGCTGGTCTGGCCTGGTTCTAAGGCCAGGGTTTTGGGGCGTGTCGAAGAGGGCGAAGGCATGCTGGCCTACGAGCGCCGCATCGCCGAGCTTGAAGGCAAGGTGGGCGGCCTGGAAGCCGCGGTGGCATCTGCGGAAGCCGCCTTGACCGCCGCAGACGAAGACCTGGAGCGCAAGCAGGCCATGAGCCTGGATCTGGCCCGCACCAGCGCCCAAAAGAAGGGCGACCACGCATCCGCCCAAGCCGAACGGGGCCGCCTGGCTGCCCGCGTGGGCACGTTGGAGGCGAACCTCCAGTCCTTGGGCACCGAGCTTGCCGCCGTGGAATCCAAGCTGTCCGATTCCGACCCGCAGATTGCCGACGCCCAGGCGGCTTTGGCCATCCTGCGTGCGGAACGCGACGAGCTGCAATCGAAATCAGCCGAGAGCCAAAGCCAGCGCGCGGCGCTGTCCGACGACGTCCAGCAAGCGTCGTCGAAGGCCTCGGAATCCAAGCTCGCCTTCGCCACATCCAAGGAGAGGGTGTCGTCTCTCATCCGCGAGCACGGTGAGCGCCGTCGCGACCTCGACCGGGCCCGCCGGGCCTGCGAGCGCGCCGACGGAGACATCCGCCTTCTGTCTGCCGCTGAGGCCCGCATTGCCCCGCTGCATGCGATTTTCGCAAGCCTGAGGGAATCGGCCCAGGCTTACGTGGACGATCTGGCCGGCAAGGCCGCCTTGGAGCAGAGCAGCTCCGCGGGGCTCAACGACGCCATCGGCGCCGCACGCACGGCCAGCCGCGACGCCCAGAAGCAGCTGGACGACGCCACCCAGCGCCTCAACGACATCCGCGTCAGCAAGGGCAAGTTGGAAGTCCAGGTGGAAGCCGCCATCACCACGATTGTGGACGAATGCGGCGTGCCCTTGGACGTGGCCCTGGAAACCGCCGAGCCCGAAGACCGGGCCACGGCGGAAAGCCGGGCCTTCGAGCTGCGCCGCAAAATCGAGCGCATGGGCACCATCGACTCGTCAGCCGCCGAAGAGTACGAAGCCATGAACGAGCGCTACGAGTACCTATCCTCTCAGATCGAGGATATGGAGGCCGCCCGCCGTTCGCTCATGCGCATCATCGACGCCATCGACGATCGCATGCAGGAGCAGTTCAACGCCACCTTCGAGGCGGTCAACGCGAACTTCTCGGATATCTTCGCACGCCTGTTCCCCGGCGGAAGCGGCTCGCTGGAGCTGGTGGACACGGGGGAGGGCAGCCCGCAGGGCGTTGAGGTGAACGCGCAGCCCCGCGGCAAACGCCTCACCAAGATGATGCTCATGTCCGGCGGCGAGAAATCGCTGACGGCATTGGCCCTGCTGTTCGCCGTATACAAGATTCGCTCCACCCCGTTCTACATCCTGGACGAGGCTGAGGCCGCACTTGATGACAGCAACCTGCGCCGCCTGACGGCGTACCTGGAGGCGCTGCGCCACGAGACGCAGCTGATCCTCATCACCCATCAACGCCGCACCATGGAGATGTCGGATGTGCTGTATGGTGTATCCATGCAATCCGACGGCGTCACCAAGGTCGTGTCGCAGAAGCTCGACCGCGCCTTGGCCGAATCGAAACGATAG